A genomic window from Maridesulfovibrio sp. includes:
- a CDS encoding thermonuclease family protein, protein MPDRRIKTIKSRSGVLKGPVSFFVLCCLFFVAATASAFEAKVRYIIDGDTFILENNERVRIAGIDTPEIGRDGKLDQYYARQSRAMLNKLLLGKRVRIEYAGKGKDRYKRIVGWVYLDDLFVNKYMVRNGAAFFYFHKGNDSGRQKLLLQAQRKAYDEKRGFWAVLSKVEKFSIQWVGNRKSRRCFLPDDKFAKRISWKNKVHFSNLGKAFYEGYSPARHLNFWPLTK, encoded by the coding sequence ATGCCTGACAGAAGAATTAAAACAATTAAGTCACGAAGCGGGGTCCTTAAGGGTCCCGTTTCTTTTTTTGTGCTTTGCTGCCTTTTTTTCGTTGCAGCAACAGCCTCTGCCTTCGAGGCCAAAGTTCGCTATATAATTGATGGCGATACTTTCATACTTGAAAACAACGAGCGGGTGCGTATTGCCGGGATAGATACTCCTGAAATAGGACGGGACGGAAAACTGGATCAATATTACGCCCGGCAGTCCAGAGCAATGCTTAATAAGCTTCTTCTGGGCAAGCGGGTGCGCATTGAATATGCCGGGAAAGGAAAGGACCGCTACAAGCGTATTGTCGGCTGGGTATATCTGGATGATCTGTTTGTGAATAAGTACATGGTCCGTAATGGCGCGGCTTTTTTTTATTTCCATAAAGGAAACGACAGCGGTAGACAAAAATTACTTCTACAGGCCCAGAGAAAAGCCTATGATGAAAAGAGAGGCTTCTGGGCAGTCCTCAGCAAAGTTGAGAAATTCAGCATACAGTGGGTCGGCAATAGAAAGAGCAGGAGGTGTTTCCTGCCGGACGATAAATTTGCCAAACGGATCAGCTGGAAAAATAAAGTACATTTTTCCAATTTGGGAAAGGCTTTTTATGAAGGTTATTCACCCGCAAGACATTTAAATTTTTGGCCCTTAACAAAATGA